From Populus alba chromosome 16, ASM523922v2, whole genome shotgun sequence:
TGTCTCCTTTTGCCGCAGTGTTCCTCCCAAAACATTAGCAAGCAATGGAAGCCCTCCGCATTTCTTTGCAATCTCTTTTCCAGTAGATTCCGAGTCTGCAGCTAATGGTGCTCCGCCACCCCCACTCACTTTTTGGTTGATAATGGACCAACATTCATCATCTAATAGTTTTTCTGGCTCGAGCTGAATCCCAGGAGAAGTCTCCATCATGCTTGCTACTTCCTTAATGCGGGTTGTAACAACAACAGCATTCccatttttgcttttaatttttaacaaccCATCCTTCAAACCATTCCATTTATTACGATTACGATTCCACACATCATCGAGAACAAGAAGAAATGTTTTATCTTCCAGCTGTTTCTTAAGGttttgaagaattgcatcaatATTCTCCAACGCCCCCGTAGTTTTATCTATCGTTTGCAACATTTCTCGTAAAATCTTCACTTCATCAAAATGATTAGAAACACAAACCCATATTGTTTCATCAAAAAGCTTTCTTTCCTTGACTTCTTTATAAACATTCTTTGCTATAGTAGTCTTTCCGAGGCCAGCCATCCCCACTATAGGAACAACCGAAAGGACATGTTGGGATTCGGTCAGCCATTCCACAACTTTAGAGACATCATCCTCCCTTCCTACTACAACTGCTGAGGTGTCAGCTGAGCTGTCAAGGAAGGAATCTGTCTGCCGAGGTGGATCTCGCCTAACTTCAGGGCGATTTGCCAATCCAAGATCACCGCCAAGTTTCAGGATTTCATCTAAGGCTCCATGGATCCTCTTGACTTTATGACCCATTTTCCAACGGAACACAATAGGGTTGTGGAATGAAACAAAATCACATACCTTTCCCTTCTGTTCATAATCAAACTCGTCTAGAACATCTTCAGCATCATGAGCTAAATCTTGAAGCTTATCCAGCCAACGCTTCACACCATCTTCTGTCGCTGGCCTTGTTGCTGCATCTCGCAACACAGCTTGAATCATGGTCAAAGAATCTACGAGGTTTTGCAGCTGTCCATTCAGTCCCCAAGCAAGTCCGATCCCTTCAGCAGCTATGGAAATCATCCTTCGCAAAGACTCCTCCACGGCAAACGTAAGAAGAAGCTCTGCGGCCATATTGTCTAGTTTTTGTTGgggaaatcaaagaagaaatattgAGTTGGGGAAAGAGAGAAGTGTGCTGTGaaatattaaagagaaaatgaagTGTGTTTTGGAATGGTGATCAGATACATTCAACTTTAAAACAGAGGCCAGTTGGCATTAATTGATTGCAGGTGGCAGCATCTTCCACGAACCACTACTGTCAAATTTGTAATGCCAATGCTAAGAAAATGACCTTTCACAACCATATATTATAATGAATTTAAACAAATGAATTTAtaatgaatggaaaaaaaaataatgaatttataatgaatggaaaaaaaactaaatgtccAATATATTATAATGAATTTCACAACCATATATAcctaaattataatgaaaaaaaaactattactaaatataaatatttaaaaattaaaaaaaaaatattaaacacgAAAGGAGAGAAGTATGGTGTGAAATATTAAAGATTATGGGTAaagattattttatgaaatattttttatttgaaaatatattaaaataaaatttatttttattttctatcttttattattggattttaaatgttttttgtcTAGGAATTCTTGCTAGTACTCTAATTGTAGTAATTTTGGGTACAACCTTATCATTTGgtgaataaaacaattaaagctttcaatcaaaaatattatataaagatGTAcatattagtaaaaaataattattatttatgtgaaaatcaagtaaaaactatattatatttaaacaaaaataccaaattgGAATTTGAGAGATAGatgttaatataaatatctgATCTTGAAATATAAGCTATAGactcaattatatttaataattttgattttttgttactaatattttatttaataaaaagataattaaaaaaaactcttagcaAAGCATTGTTCcatcccaaaataaaaaataaaaaaaacaataaatagggCTACATACACAGAATGCctttcaatattagaaaaaataatgttaaaactttattgacaaactaagtaaaaaattaaatcatattacattaaaagaaaaaacatcataaaaattgataaaaaaaaataccagtaAAAAATCAATAGAAGCCCAACattaagaataagaaaaaaggagaagaagatcaattagaaaaaagctCGCTGCATGACtgggctaattaatttttttttctatttttgtaaaATGGCGGATGACTTATTGTTTGtacatattggtttttttttttttttaaaaaaaaaaaggtaggtGACGCATGGCCTACTTTTCCTTAGATTCCAATCATAGTTGTacctaaaaaattaaggtttgaattttttttacctagAAATCTATTCTTTCAACTAATTTAACCCAAAATACACTTAAAGACACCGCCATACATCCAAAATACACGCCAGACACCATCATACACTTAAATAACCTAAAACATTGCCTGAAAATCCAAAGTCaaccctaaattcaaaggctTTAAGACCTCAACTCTATAATTTTCAGgcaaaataaagaacaaaaaacacctATATAAAACATTTCTAATTAAAAGGAACGTGTTGAAACCAAAATCAACCCTTTCATGGTTGAAATAATTGTCAGCCaagattttcttctctttcctctATCAAAATTTGACcattttctctcctctctcgaATTAGGGAtctaaaactaagaaaaaataaagttttggattaaaattgtatttttgataattttagggattgaatatttataacttgaaaagcaagaggaccaaaatgaacttttcatgctattttttaaattaccatTCATTTTATCCACTTCTTTTAATTTGGATATGTTTAGGCTATGTTTGTTTCTCAGAATTCACTTTCCGTgaaaccactttccaaactttcttgtgtttgtttgccattagaaaaattgatcaacgaaaaacactttctaatcaagaaaaatttagcttagttttcaggaaagtgttttcttgaaaaaatttggacggaaaatactttccggaagttgtgaaaaatttagaaatatcatattatttgttgattatatcaaatttggtcctcaaacttttaattgctatatatatagatatattttattttgaatatttatttttcaatttcatctcttaaatttaatttttatattaactttgatcctcatttttataattattatttgcttttcccttatcatttttttattaaaattttttatctatcaaatttggtcctcattcttttaattgttacttattttatttgaaataatttatgaaatgttaattattattattttaatttcttcatcttttattttttatttttattttgtagatttgatctctattattttgattattatttattttatttgagataatttatgtaattatatattttttttcaatttcattctcattttgactttttaatttgtaagatttgttccttattattttaataaacttagagaaaaataaaacattaataacttattttccagctcattttccatgacataaaccaaacactgaaaaatattttctaacttatttttcgattacactaccaaatatcagaaaataattcacttttctgAAATTTGCTTTCGTggaatttactttaaaaaaaaaaactactttccaacaaacaaactGGACCTAAAgtaattgtgttttaatttagCGCCTAATGATGCTATaggttaaaaagaaaatttatgacAAAAGAAGGTGAAACAAATTAACATAGCGAGTCTACATTAAAATGCAAGCGCATGAATAGTGTTTTGGTTTTGCCATAACGTATTGAATTTCCTATAATATTTAGTGGAAATGATGTTATTGCAATTcttcaaatattgtttttcatatgtatatgctcttcatctttttatctaaattttatgGTGAACAATAATACTTTTAGAAAACTCTCTGAGTTTGTATTTCTTTGACACGTTTTAGGAGGATGaatgataataatttatcaGGGACGTTGTACCTGCGTTCTTCAGTAAACGAACACAGGTTCAGAATATCTGAATATCTGTACCTTCTAGCCTTGCTTCCTTGACAACACTAAGTGATTAGTAAGCAAACAGACTATCTGAATTCTGTTTTTATACATATGTAATATGTTTATGATACCATGCTTTCATGCTCTATGATACTTGAAGGAGGATCAGTGACTTAAAAGGAAGAGGGTCTTCTCACCCACCACTGAGTAATATGGAATCCATAAAAGCATTGTGAGTTGGAGTTCTAATCTTATGTCCTTTTCAGCTAATGCTCTTGACCTTTGACTTgtacaatgattttaaaatggaGGGTTTTGAGGAACTGCTTAATATTTGGATAGGTCCCAGAATATGTTGGGGAGCTGGAAAAACTGAAACGTTTGTAAGTGGCTCCATCCAGAGGCTCTCTAATGATTCCCTTTCAAAGCAATCATTGTCAATATGATTATCATTTGCTTTCTTAAGAAATGTTCTTGAGAGTTTCCATGATGTTTTGTGTACCACTAAAAAATATGAGATGAAACTCTGTGGAATGGCTTGTTCTCAAGGACTCCAACTACTCTTCAATGGCCTTGGAAAAGGCCAGATAGGCTTTCTCTCACAGGCTCATCATTGTcttaaaggaaataaagaaagcaGAGCAAATTATTAATTCTTAGCCATAAGTTTGAGGTTGATAAAGAGAATATTACACCAGCAGATCCCATCAAATCTGTCAGTCTCATGCAATCTGCTGATCCCACTAAATCAGCCTTGTAAGTCTCCTAATCACAAGCAACGGCATTCCTCAGttataatgattaattgacATTCCCTTTGTAATACATGTAATTGATTGAACTTACTTTATATTGCTGCATTTCTGTAAATAGACTTTAATGCCTCAATCAGAATGATTAATTGACATTCTTCTTGTAATACATGTAATTGATTGGACTTACTTTATATTGCTAAGTTTCTGTAAATAGACTTGAGAAAATCTAATCCATGTACCAATATTTATACTGCATATAATAATAGAATAGAAAAGAACTTTTTGAGAGTGGCAATTATTCTTAATCTCTCTGTTCTCACCACTTTCTCTTCTcgagtttattttcttatagtGGGAACTTTTCATTATTGAACGCAGGGTTCATTATCAGATGGAACTGTGATTGCAGTGATGCTGCTTTCCTCAAAATCTAAGCAAGGAAACCGTGAATTTGTGAATGAGATAGGAATGATATCTGCAGTGCAACCTCCAAATCTTGTAAAGTTGTATGGATGCTGTGTTGGAGAAAACCAATTAAAGCTTGTGTACGAGTACATGGAGAACAATTGCCTGTCCCGTGCTCTATTTTGGTGAGttaatttcttccttccatCAGAAAGcatattgtaaaaatattttaagctaTTATTGGTTTAATGCTCATTGGAAAACAGAACATAGTGTCTGTAAGTGAACTAGCCATTCTTATTTCTCTTGCCAATTTTTCATCGTTGCATGTAATGTTTCGTCAAATTCGCAAACTATTCAACCTGATAaacgacatttttttttatctgccgAAGACAATTCGTCTTGTTTCCTAATATCTTTTGGTTCCAGCCTAACATTTGTGTGCATTTGTTGTTCTTTATTTCTGCTGAACTTCCTATACTCATTTTAccattttgaataaattatagCCTCCTTATTTGGATTTATCTGGGATTCTGTAAGGTCTATGTTTTGCAAGAGAGAGGAGTCTTTCGGAGGTGGTTGATCCAGAATAGGGGTCAGAGTATTCTTCAGAGGAGGCAATGGTGATGCTAAATGTCGCTCTCTTATGCACCAAGTCGTCCCCAACTCTTAGGCTTACAAGGTCTCAAGTTGCGAGCATGCTCGAAGGCCAAACTCCTGTTTAGGACCTTCTTTCTGATCCTGGGTTTTCCGCGATCAACACAAAACACAAGGCTATAAGAAACCATTTCTGGCAGAATCCAAGCCAAACTTATAGCATGTCTATAAGCAACCAGGCCATCCTCTAAGAGTTAGTTCAGTAAAATCTAATTAGTAAATGTTGTGTCACATGTATTATCTAGAAATAATTTGCAGAGGTGGGAAAAGTCCCAACGTATTTCTCTGTTTATACATATAGCTGCTCTCTTCGATCTTTAAGCAAATTCTTGTTGCATGCTTGATTGCCTAAGCTGTTCACCTTCACGCATTCAATCCTCAAAAGGTCTAGCACATAAACCTTGAAAATTTGTTCATCTGAAGCAACTAAATTCAATGAATCCTGGAACAAGCAACCGGGGGCTTGATCACCTAAGTGTACTTCCAGCATTCTTACCTGAGGTTAAGAATCTAGCACATTTATAATATCCCAACTCTAGCATCTCCAGTTACAACTCTACTCCCATCCACGGCAGAATTTGGCACTTAGCAGCACCGGGAATgtgatgtttttgaaaataaaagagaatagaaAAAGGCAACAACGCCATTTGAGGTTTAGAAGGATGTATAAATGAATAAAGGGtattgtgataattaaataaaatatgataagtataaatagaaaaaaaaaagtgggacctgatttgagagagagagaatctgCAGGAGAGAAgggataaagaaaaagaagaagagaaggagaaaagaaggaaagataaagggagaagaagagagttggagaaaataagtttaaagatAAGATTTAGGTTTtgatatgaatgtttttttttaactttaaacttttgtttttgttaattattagggttttaaagattttgttttaagtTGAATAAAGAATTGATTTGAATGTTATGGGTTGAGTGATATAGTCAATGAGGGCTGCAAAACTGTCAAAAGCATTAATTAAGAAACAACGGTGGGTtctcattttagatgatttaTGGAAccgttttgattttgatgaggtGGGAATTCCTATCCAAGTGAAGGGATGCAAACTAATTCTTACAACTCGATCATTTTAAGTTTGTCAGCGGATGGTCTGCCAGCAGACAATCAAAGTGGAGCCTCTTTCAGTGGAAGAAGCTTGGGCTCTGTTCATAAAGATAATTGGATGTATTCCTCCAGAAGTGGAAGAAATTGCAAAATCTGTGGCAAGTGAATGTGCTGGTTTGCCTCTAGGAATTACAACAATGGCCGGAACCATGAGGGGAGTGGAGGAATGCTTTAGGGGAACTGAAACAATCAAGAGTTTGGCAGGAGGACATGGATGAGAAGGTATTCCAAATATTAAGATTTAGTTATATGCACTTAAAGGAGTCAGCACTGCAACAATGTTTCTTGCACTGTGCATTATTTCCGGAAGACAGAGATCAACATGCTTGGTAAAGGCCAagtttatagaaaatataaaaaactgaattccataagatatttgatttgtgaagagaaaatatttttttgaaaaactctttaaaattttttttttttaaaaaaaaaaaacctttaggggcagtaatattaaaaagaatattaatttgaaatattaatattaaaaataattaatattaatttgaaatattaatattaaaaataatttttttaaaattaaaataatatattttttaaaaatacaatcattattttaatttcaaacatcCCTGAAGAAGTGTTATGCATTTTCTTGTCCTTGCCGTGATAAATTTGACAGTAGTGGTTCGTGGAAGATATTGCCAACTGCAACCAACCAATTTAATAATTGTGAGGAGGGAGTGATCCTCTGTTTTAAGGTTTGAATGTATCTCATCATTCCACAGCACATGTCATTTCGATGCTGATTGGTTATGagtaagaatttaaattttttttaattaatattttcttttatttttttaagattatatggtgatggtataaaaaaaattgatctacattcatttttttttttttttaaattattgttaatggtttttttccatttatttatataaatgattatcaatctatttaattagatgtttgtacaaacttttttatttatattttaattttttttatataaaaaatatattacaatagcatatccaatattgttttttgaaaaatattttacaactcGTGGAGAGCGCGAGTTAAATTGCTAGTATTAGAATATTTTGGGTACTGAAATAAGGTGGAGTAGGTACTTatctgaaaaaatcaaaagcatatgtactaaatatatatatctcgaatgcaaaaatatttatttatttatattataaaaaaatctcttcgGACGGAGTCTCCATCCATTGAAACCGACCAAACTGTTTCTCTTCCCCCAGAATTGAGAAAAAAGGCCTCGTCCTTTTctgcttaattaattttttataattaattcaatgagtttcaaaaaatgaagaaattaatcatGGAGTGAGACAGGTTAATCATAACTTGATCAAAATCGACGTCTCTCACGGTCCCTCCCACCTCGATCTCCATGTCCCTGCTCATTCCACTTTCGGTAATTTCTCCTATTTTTCtccgtttttatttttattaatatttattttctccattaaaatgatttaatttagaagattttggagtgataattaaataaatttccttttaattaGGGCATGTTAAAAAAGGCAATCGAACAGCAAACCGGTTTGGAATCGGAAAAGCAGAGGATTTTGTTCAGAGGAAACGAAAAGGAGGACGGAGAGACTTTGCAGGAGGCAGGTGTGAGGGATAACTCcaagattttggttttggagGACGCGGTGAGGATGGAGATGAAGGAAGGCGAGGACACATCAACAGCGACAATGCAGGAAAATGTGGAGGAGGTGAAGGGAAACGATAAGGAGATGTTGAAGGCCTTTCGAGCTATTGACGAAACGCGGAAGGAGATTGATAAGCTTGCGGAAAGAGTGAGTTATtgtttgttgtgattttttattgtcattgttAATTGTTGTGGtgatttttgtgtgttttggaTTTTTAGGTGGGTGCTTTGGAAGTGGCTGTGAGTGGCGGGACTAGGGTTTCGGAGGATGAATTTGGTGTTTTTTCGGAGTTGCTCATGAGGCAGTTGCTGAAATTGGATGCTATTGAGGCGGAAGGGGAAGCACGGGTGCAGCGAAAGGCTGAGGTTTGTGTTTGTGTTGTTGAACTTGATTTTCTCTATATCTGCTTGTCGCATTGTCGAATAGATGAATTGTGCTTTGTTTGAGTTTTAACTAATAAGTGCTCCTGAGTGTAGCATGTGCATGCTGTATTGAAGATAGAAGATTTTCTATCTGATAAACTCGAGATTCAATGTTCTTAGaaacttatttttatgtgtCGCCTGAAGGTCTATAATCTCAGTTTGTAAACTCCAATTGTAGAATTCTGTGATTTTACACGAGGATAGATGTGCATGAAATGGTCATAAACAAAATGTAGATGCgaaattaacttcaaaatttGTGCAAGTTATGATTAAAATGTAGGAGTTGGAATACATAGGTCTCATATAGATTGAGTTTTCTTTCTCAAccaattagtttattttaataataagatGCTTGATTTTGTCATGACTGTTGTTTGTGATCAATACAAATTGTACTATGAACATTAAAATTAGTCAAGAAAACAAAGATTGGTTAAAGAAATCAGTCGTTAACATAATGATTCCAAAGAATTCAGAATTAAAGACGAGTGCAAGATTCTCAAAACTGTGATTAAATAATGATTTGTTAAAAAACCATGCTTGCTAGAAAGAGAAACAAAGTAGTGCCGAATTAGTTTCTAATAGctcaataaaattgaattttatatagcTTAATGCTTAGAGAAGAACCATGAACCCAGATAATTTCTTTTCTCTGTTCAACGTGTTTCCATTTGTCATTATTCGATTTGAAGAAACAAAGTGGAAGTAGAGGTGGTatatagatagagagagaggcagagaacataaaaaaaaagatgaaaaacagagactgtgctagaaaaaaaaacagggcaGTTGTTGGGGTGGGGTGGAGGGTCTAAcctattctttcttttcttttcttttctgtttacATGTTGAATTGCCAATCATTATCAAGTTTATGGGTTTGCGATCATTGTGTCACATTAAAATGCTCCCTGTC
This genomic window contains:
- the LOC118048742 gene encoding BAG family molecular chaperone regulator 4 isoform X3 is translated as MSLLIPLSGMLKKAIEQQTGLESEKQRILFRGNEKEDGETLQEAGVRDNSKILVLEDAVRMEMKEGEDTSTATMQENVEEVKGNDKEMLKAFRAIDETRKEIDKLAERVGALEVAVSGGTRVSEDEFGVFSELLMRQLLKLDAIEAEGEARVQRKAELIAPFNRFVVSRISMRY
- the LOC118048742 gene encoding BAG family molecular chaperone regulator 4 isoform X2, with the protein product MSLLIPLSGMLKKAIEQQTGLESEKQRILFRGNEKEDGETLQEAGVRDNSKILVLEDAVRMEMKEGEDTSTATMQENVEEVKGNDKEMLKAFRAIDETRKEIDKLAERVGALEVAVSGGTRVSEDEFGVFSELLMRQLLKLDAIEAEGEARVQRKAEGRWSSTPSRLPLLFVDFPLFLSN
- the LOC118048742 gene encoding BAG family molecular chaperone regulator 4 isoform X1 encodes the protein MSLLIPLSGMLKKAIEQQTGLESEKQRILFRGNEKEDGETLQEAGVRDNSKILVLEDAVRMEMKEGEDTSTATMQENVEEVKGNDKEMLKAFRAIDETRKEIDKLAERVGALEVAVSGGTRVSEDEFGVFSELLMRQLLKLDAIEAEGEARVQRKAEVRRVQNFHEILDNLKARNPKPLGNSGSASVTTEWETFDSGSGSSSPPPLIPSSTRITQDWERLE